Proteins found in one archaeon genomic segment:
- a CDS encoding fibrillarin-like rRNA/tRNA 2'-O-methyltransferase, with translation MSSILRERKNGRDFLLTRNLAPGIRVYNEDLVFRGGVEYRTWDPFRSKLAAAMLKGLPVDSIREGSRVLYLGTSTGTTSSHVSDIVGEKGLVIGVEFAPRVAREFVEKVARQRRNVIPYVADARDPEKYAISQVDAVYCDIAQPDQTQIALANCRRLLKKGGTLFLVVKARSIDVLKEPSRVYEEERSKIEADGYRVRAVVELSPFEKDHALIVAERP, from the coding sequence ATGAGCTCAATCCTCAGAGAGCGCAAGAACGGACGGGACTTTCTCCTTACCCGTAACCTAGCGCCGGGCATCAGGGTCTACAACGAAGACCTCGTGTTCAGGGGTGGCGTCGAGTACAGGACGTGGGACCCCTTCAGGAGCAAGCTCGCGGCAGCCATGCTCAAAGGCCTGCCCGTGGACTCGATAAGGGAGGGAAGCAGGGTGCTTTACCTCGGGACCTCCACCGGGACCACTTCCTCCCATGTTTCGGACATAGTAGGGGAGAAGGGCTTGGTCATAGGAGTGGAATTCGCCCCCCGGGTGGCAAGGGAGTTCGTCGAGAAGGTCGCCCGCCAGAGGAGGAACGTGATACCCTACGTGGCGGACGCAAGAGACCCCGAGAAGTATGCGATCTCCCAGGTCGATGCGGTCTACTGCGATATCGCGCAGCCCGACCAGACGCAGATTGCCCTCGCCAACTGCCGCAGGCTACTCAAGAAGGGCGGGACCCTCTTCCTGGTCGTCAAGGCGCGGAGCATCGACGTCCTCAAGGAGCCTTCAAGGGTGTACGAAGAGGAGCGGTCCAAGATAGAGGCGGATGGGTACAGGGTCCGCGCGGTTGTTGAGCTCTCGCCCTTTGAGAAGGACCACGCCCTCATCGTCGCTGAGCGCCCCTAG